The proteins below come from a single Balaenoptera acutorostrata chromosome 2, mBalAcu1.1, whole genome shotgun sequence genomic window:
- the LOC103012099 gene encoding protocadherin beta-4 isoform X1: METLERIQQNRQVMTFILMVFLSQAHPAPIRYSVLEETESVSFIAHLTKDLGLGIGELAARSAQVVCDDDKQRLLLDRQTGDLLLREKLDREDLCGPVEPCVLHFQVFLETPVQFFEGELLIQDINDHSPVFPNREMLLKIPENSQPGTVFPLKLAQDLDVGSNALQKYTISPNSHFHVVTRNHSEGKKYPDLVQDKALDREEQPEFSLTLMALDGGSPPRSGTSMLRILIMDVNDNAPEFVHTPYEVQVLENSPLHSPILTVLARDVDAGNFGTVSYGLFQASEEIKQTFSINEVTGEIRLTKKLDFEQIKSYHVEIEATDGGGLSGKGTVVIEVVDVNDNAPELTIPSLTCSIPENAPETVVSIFRIRDRDSGDNGRMVCSIPDNLPFILKPTFKNFYTLVTESPLDRESRAEYNITITVTDMGTPRLKTEHNITVLVSDVNDNAPAFTQTSYTLSVRENNSPALHIGTVRATDRDAGANAQVTYSLLPPLDPHVPLASLVSINPDNGHLVALRSLDYEALRAFEFPVGAADRGSPALSSQALVRVLVADDNDNAPFVLYPLQNASAPCTELVPRAAEAGYLVTKVVAVDGDSGQNAWLSYQLLKATEPGLFGVWAHNGEVRTARLLSERDAAKHRLVVLVKDNGEPPLSASVTLHVLLVDGFSQPYLPVPEAEAADAAPAAPLTVYLVVALASVSSLFLFSVLVFVAVRLCRRGGAASVGRCSVPEGPFPGHLVDVSGTGTLSQSYQYEVCLTGDHGTGEFKFLKPVFPNLLAQNTEREIKRKPQLQE; encoded by the coding sequence ATGGAGACGCTAGAGAGAATTCAACAGAACAGGCAAGTGATGACCTTTATTTTGATGGTATTCTTGTCTCAGGCTCACCCTGCGCCTATTCGTTATTCTGTGCTGGAAGAAACAGAGAGCGTCTCCTTTATAGCCCATTTGACCAAGGACCTGGGCCTGGGAATTGGGGAGCTGGCCGCCCGGTCGGCCCAGGTGGTGTGTGACGATGACAAGCAGCGCTTGCTGCTAGATCGCCAGACTGGAGATTTGCTTTTGAGGGAGAAACTAGACCGGGAAGATTTATGTGGCCCCGTTGAACCCTGTGTGTTGCATTTCCAAGTGTTCCTGGAAACTCCGGTGCAGTTTTTTGAAGGAGAACTATTAATCCAGGACATAAATGACCACTCCCCAGTATTCCCGAATAGGGAAATGCTCCTGAAAATACCGGAAAACAGCCAGCCAGGGACTGTTTTTCCgttgaaattagctcaggatttgGATGTGGGCAGCAATGCTCTTCAAAAATACACTATCAGCCCCAATTCTCATTTTCACGTTGTCACTCGAAATCATAGTGAGGGCAAGAAATATCCAGATTTGGTGCAGGACAAAGCACTGGATCGAGAGGAGCAGCCTGAGTTCAGCTTAACCCTCATGGCGCTGGATGGTGGGTCTCCACCTAGGTCTGGCACCAGCATGTTACGAATCCTGATCATGGATGTCAATGACAATGCTCCTGAGTTTGTGCACACTCCATATGAAGTGCAGGTTCTGGAAAACAGCCCCCTACACTCCCCAATACTTACTGTTTTAGCTAGGGATGTAGATGCTGGAAACTTTGGGACTGTTTCCTACGGCTTGTTCCAAGCATCAGAGGAAATTAAACAAACTTTCTCAATAAATGAAGTCACAGGAGAAATCCGACTGACAAAGAAATTGGATTTTGAACAAATTAAATCTTACCACGTGGAAATTGAGGCTACAGATGGAGGAGGCCTTTCCGGAAAAGGCACTGTAGTCATAGAGGTGGTAGATGTGAATGACAACGCCCCTGAACTTACCATACCTTCACTCACCTGCTCCATCCCAGAAAATGCTCCTGAGACTGTAGTCTCCATCTTCCGAATTCGAGATAGAGACTCCGGAGACAATGGAAGGATGGTTTGCTCTATTCCAGATAATCTGCCATTCATTCTAAAACCGACTTTCAAGAATTTCTACACCCTGGTAACAGAGAGCCCGCTGGACAGAGAGAGCAGAGCCGAGTACAACATCACCATCACCGTCACAGATATGGGAACCCCCAGGCTGAAAACCGAGCACAACATAACCGTGCTGGTGTCCGACGTCAACGACAACGCCCCCGCCTTCACCCAGACCTCCTACACCCTGTCCGTCCGCGAGAACAACAGCCCCGCCCTGCACATCGGCACCGTCCGCGCCACAGACAGAGACGCGGGCGCCAACGCCCAGGTCACCTACTCGCTGCTGCCGCCCCTCGACCCGCACGTGCCCCTGGCCTCCCTGGTGTCCATCAACCCGGACAACGGCCACCTGGTCGCCCTGAGGTCCCTGGACTACGAAGCCCTGCGGGCGTTCGAGTTCCCCGTAGGCGCCGCCGACCGCGGCTCGCCCGCGCTCAGCAGCCAGGCGCTGGTGCGCGTGCTCGTGGCGGACGACAACGACAACGCGCCCTTCGTGCTGTACCCGCTGCAGAACGCCTCGGCGCCCTGCACCGAGCTGGTGCCCAGGGCGGCCGAGGCGGGCTACCTGGTGACCAAGGTGGTGGCGGTGGACGGCGACTCGGGCCAGAACGCCTGGCTGTCGTACCAGCTGCTCAAGGCCACGGAGCCCGGGCTGTTCGGCGTGTGGGCGCACAACGGCGAGGTGCGCACGGCCCGGCTGCTGAGCGAGCGCGACGCGGCCAAACACAGGCTGGTGGTGCTGGTCAAGGACAACGGCGAGCCGCCGCTGTCGGCCAGCGTCACGCTGCACGTGCTGCTGGTGGACGGCTTCTCGCAGCCCTACCTGCCGGTCCCGGAAGCGGAAGCGGCGGACGCGGCGCCGGCCGCCCCGCTCACCGTCTACCTGGTGGTCGCCTTGGCGTCGGTGTCGTCGCTCTTCCTCTTCTCGGTGCTGGTGTTCGTCGCGGTGCGGCTGTgcaggcggggcggggcggcctcGGTGGGTCGCTGCTCGGTGCCCGAGGGCCCCTTTCCGGGCCACCTGGTGGACGTCAGCGGCACGGGGACCCTGTCCCAGAGCTACCAGTACGAGGTGTGTCTGACCGGAGACCATGGAACTGGTGAGTTCAAATTTCTGAAGCCAGTATTTCCCAACCTCTTGGCTcagaacacagagagagaaattaaaagaaagcccCAACTGCAGGAATAG
- the LOC103008616 gene encoding protocadherin beta-3: MAENAMEAGGERFLRQRQVLFLFVFLGGSLAGSQSRRYSVAEEKERGFLISNLAKDLGLSVRKLAARGAQVVSKGNRQHFQLNHETGDLLLHEKLDREELCGSAEPCILHFQILLQNPLQFITNELQVIDVNDHSPAFSENEMQLKILENTPPGTIIPLGNAEDLDVGRNSLQNYTITPNSHFHVLTRSRRDGRKYPELVLDKALDREEQPELRLMLTALDGGTPRRSGTVQVHILVLDINDNTPEFTQSLYEVQVLENSPVNSLIVTVSASDLDTGNLGTISYAFFHVSEEIRKTFQLNPVTGDIRLIKYLNFEAIQTYEVDIEAKDGGGLSGKSTVIVQVVDVNDNPPELTLSSITSPIPENSPETVVAVFSVSDLDSGDNGKIVCSIENDLPFILKPSVENFYTLVSEGELDREIRAEYNISITVTDMGTPRLKTQHNITVLVSDVNDNAPAFTQTSYTLSVRENNSPALHIGTVRATDRDAGANAQVTYSLLPPLDAHVPLASLVSINPDNGHLFALRSLDYEALRAFEFRVGAADRGSPALSSQALVRVLVADDNDNAPFVLYPLQNASAPCTELVPRAAEAGYLVTKVVAVDGDSGQNAWLSFQLLKATEPGLFGVWAHNGEVRTARLLSERDAAKHRLVVLVRDNGEPPLSASVTLHVLLVDGFSQPYLPAPEAEAADAAPAAPLTVYLVVALASVSSLFLFSVLVFVAVRLCRRGGAASVGRCSVPEGPFPGHLVDVSGTGTLSQSYQYEFPPSDFNLT, translated from the exons ATGGCAGAAAATGCAATGGAGGCCGGAGGAGAGCGCTTTCTTAGACAAAGGCAAGTcctgtttctctttgtttttctgggtGGGTCTCTGGCTGGGTCCCAGTCGAGACGCTACTCTGTGGCTGAGGAAAAAGAGAGGGGGTTTTTAATCTCCAATCTAGCAAAGGATCTGGGGCTGAGTGTACGGAAACTGGCCGCGAGGGGGGCCCAAGTTGTGTCTAAAGGGAACAGACAGCATTTTCAGCTCAACCATGAGACCGGTGATTTGCTCCTGCATGAGAAATTGGACCGGGAGGAGCTATGCGGCTCCGCAGAGCCATGCATACTGCATTTTCAGATATTACTGCAAAACCCCTTGCAGTTTATTACAAATGAGCTCCAGGTCATAGACGTAAATGACCATTCTCCGGCATTCTCTGAAAATGAAATGCAGCTGAAAATCCTAGAAAACACTCCACCAGGAACAATAATTCCTTTGGGAAATGCTGAAGACTTGGATGTGGGAAGAAACAGTCTCCAAAACTACACGATCACTCCTAATTCCCATTTCCACGTTCTCACACGCAGTCGTAGGGATGGAAGGAAGTACCCAGAACTAGTACTAGACAAAGCACTGGATCGTGAGGAGCAGCCAGAGCTTAGGTTAATGCTCACTGCGCTGGATGGCGGGACTCCACGGAGGTCTGGGACCGTCCAGGTTCACATCCTGGTCTTAGACATAAACGACAACACCCCAGAATTTACACAGTCCCTCTATGAGGTTCAAGTTCTAGAGAACAGCCCCGTTAACTCTCTTATTGTCACTGTTTCAGCTTCTGACTTAGATACAGGAAATTTGGGGACAATATCATAtgcattttttcatgtttctgaagaaattagaaaaacttTTCAACTAAATCCAGTTACTGGTGATATCCGACTaatcaaatatttgaattttgaGGCGATCCAAACTTACGAGGTGGATATAGAAGCCAAGGATGGTGGAGGCCTTTCAGGAAAATCAACAGTGATAGTTCAGGTGGTTGATGTGAACGACAACCCACCAGAACTGACCTTGTCCTCAATTACCAGCCCTATCCCAGAGAACTCGCCAGAGACTGTGGTGGCTGTTTTCAGTGTTTCCGACCTAGACTCTGGAGACAATGGGAAAATAGTGTGTTCCATCGAGAACGATCTCCCCTTCATCCTGAAACCATCTGTAGAGAATTTTTATACCCTAGTGTCGGAAGGAGAGCTGGACAGAGAGATCAGAGCCGAGTACAACATCAGCATCACCGTCACAGATATGGGGACACCGAGACTGAAAACCCAGCACAACATAACCGTGCTGGTGTCCGACGTCAACGACAACGCCCCCGCCTTCACCCAGACCTCCTACACCCTGTCCGTCCGCGAGAACAACAGCCCCGCCCTGCACATCGGCACCGTCCGCGCCACAGACAGAGACGCGGGCGCCAACGCCCAGGTCACCTACTCACTGCTGCCGCCCCTCGACGCGCACGTGCCCCTGGCCTCCCTGGTGTCCATCAACCCGGACAACGGCCACCTGTTCGCCCTGAGGTCCCTAGACTACGAGGCCCTGCGGGCGTTCGAGTTCCGCGTAGGCGCCGCCGACCGCGGCTCGCCCGCGCTCAGCAGCCAGGCGCTGGTGCGCGTGCTCGTGGCGGACGACAACGACAACGCGCCCTTCGTGCTGTACCCGCTGCAGAACGCCTCGGCGCCCTGCACCGAGCTGGTGCCCAGGGCGGCCGAGGCGGGCTACCTGGTGACCAAGGTGGTGGCGGTGGACGGCGACTCGGGCCAGAACGCCTGGCTGTCGTTCCAGCTGCTCAAGGCCACGGAGCCCGGGCTGTTCGGCGTGTGGGCGCACAACGGCGAGGTGCGCACGGCCCGGCTGCTGAGCGAGCGCGACGCGGCCAAGCACAGGCTGGTGGTGCTGGTCAGGGACAACGGCGAGCCGCCGCTGTCGGCCAGCGTCACGCTGCACGTACTGCTGGTGGACGGCTTCTCGCAGCCCTACCTTCCGGCCCCGGAAGCGGAAGCGGCGGACGCGGCGCCCGCCGCCCCGCTCACCGTCTACCTGGTGGTCGCCTTGGCGTCGGTGTCGTCGCTCTTCCTCTTCTCGGTGCTGGTGTTCGTCGCGGTGCGGCTGTgcaggcggggcggggcggcctcGGTGGGTCGCTGCTCGGTGCCCGAGGGCCCCTTTCCGGGCCACCTGGTGGATGTCAGCGGCACGGGGACCCTGTCCCAGAGCTACCAGTACGAG TTCCCTCCTTCAGATTTCAACCTGACATGA
- the LOC103012099 gene encoding protocadherin beta-4 isoform X2 — protein MLLKIPENSQPGTVFPLKLAQDLDVGSNALQKYTISPNSHFHVVTRNHSEGKKYPDLVQDKALDREEQPEFSLTLMALDGGSPPRSGTSMLRILIMDVNDNAPEFVHTPYEVQVLENSPLHSPILTVLARDVDAGNFGTVSYGLFQASEEIKQTFSINEVTGEIRLTKKLDFEQIKSYHVEIEATDGGGLSGKGTVVIEVVDVNDNAPELTIPSLTCSIPENAPETVVSIFRIRDRDSGDNGRMVCSIPDNLPFILKPTFKNFYTLVTESPLDRESRAEYNITITVTDMGTPRLKTEHNITVLVSDVNDNAPAFTQTSYTLSVRENNSPALHIGTVRATDRDAGANAQVTYSLLPPLDPHVPLASLVSINPDNGHLVALRSLDYEALRAFEFPVGAADRGSPALSSQALVRVLVADDNDNAPFVLYPLQNASAPCTELVPRAAEAGYLVTKVVAVDGDSGQNAWLSYQLLKATEPGLFGVWAHNGEVRTARLLSERDAAKHRLVVLVKDNGEPPLSASVTLHVLLVDGFSQPYLPVPEAEAADAAPAAPLTVYLVVALASVSSLFLFSVLVFVAVRLCRRGGAASVGRCSVPEGPFPGHLVDVSGTGTLSQSYQYEVCLTGDHGTELFLEASLSS, from the coding sequence ATGCTCCTGAAAATACCGGAAAACAGCCAGCCAGGGACTGTTTTTCCgttgaaattagctcaggatttgGATGTGGGCAGCAATGCTCTTCAAAAATACACTATCAGCCCCAATTCTCATTTTCACGTTGTCACTCGAAATCATAGTGAGGGCAAGAAATATCCAGATTTGGTGCAGGACAAAGCACTGGATCGAGAGGAGCAGCCTGAGTTCAGCTTAACCCTCATGGCGCTGGATGGTGGGTCTCCACCTAGGTCTGGCACCAGCATGTTACGAATCCTGATCATGGATGTCAATGACAATGCTCCTGAGTTTGTGCACACTCCATATGAAGTGCAGGTTCTGGAAAACAGCCCCCTACACTCCCCAATACTTACTGTTTTAGCTAGGGATGTAGATGCTGGAAACTTTGGGACTGTTTCCTACGGCTTGTTCCAAGCATCAGAGGAAATTAAACAAACTTTCTCAATAAATGAAGTCACAGGAGAAATCCGACTGACAAAGAAATTGGATTTTGAACAAATTAAATCTTACCACGTGGAAATTGAGGCTACAGATGGAGGAGGCCTTTCCGGAAAAGGCACTGTAGTCATAGAGGTGGTAGATGTGAATGACAACGCCCCTGAACTTACCATACCTTCACTCACCTGCTCCATCCCAGAAAATGCTCCTGAGACTGTAGTCTCCATCTTCCGAATTCGAGATAGAGACTCCGGAGACAATGGAAGGATGGTTTGCTCTATTCCAGATAATCTGCCATTCATTCTAAAACCGACTTTCAAGAATTTCTACACCCTGGTAACAGAGAGCCCGCTGGACAGAGAGAGCAGAGCCGAGTACAACATCACCATCACCGTCACAGATATGGGAACCCCCAGGCTGAAAACCGAGCACAACATAACCGTGCTGGTGTCCGACGTCAACGACAACGCCCCCGCCTTCACCCAGACCTCCTACACCCTGTCCGTCCGCGAGAACAACAGCCCCGCCCTGCACATCGGCACCGTCCGCGCCACAGACAGAGACGCGGGCGCCAACGCCCAGGTCACCTACTCGCTGCTGCCGCCCCTCGACCCGCACGTGCCCCTGGCCTCCCTGGTGTCCATCAACCCGGACAACGGCCACCTGGTCGCCCTGAGGTCCCTGGACTACGAAGCCCTGCGGGCGTTCGAGTTCCCCGTAGGCGCCGCCGACCGCGGCTCGCCCGCGCTCAGCAGCCAGGCGCTGGTGCGCGTGCTCGTGGCGGACGACAACGACAACGCGCCCTTCGTGCTGTACCCGCTGCAGAACGCCTCGGCGCCCTGCACCGAGCTGGTGCCCAGGGCGGCCGAGGCGGGCTACCTGGTGACCAAGGTGGTGGCGGTGGACGGCGACTCGGGCCAGAACGCCTGGCTGTCGTACCAGCTGCTCAAGGCCACGGAGCCCGGGCTGTTCGGCGTGTGGGCGCACAACGGCGAGGTGCGCACGGCCCGGCTGCTGAGCGAGCGCGACGCGGCCAAACACAGGCTGGTGGTGCTGGTCAAGGACAACGGCGAGCCGCCGCTGTCGGCCAGCGTCACGCTGCACGTGCTGCTGGTGGACGGCTTCTCGCAGCCCTACCTGCCGGTCCCGGAAGCGGAAGCGGCGGACGCGGCGCCGGCCGCCCCGCTCACCGTCTACCTGGTGGTCGCCTTGGCGTCGGTGTCGTCGCTCTTCCTCTTCTCGGTGCTGGTGTTCGTCGCGGTGCGGCTGTgcaggcggggcggggcggcctcGGTGGGTCGCTGCTCGGTGCCCGAGGGCCCCTTTCCGGGCCACCTGGTGGACGTCAGCGGCACGGGGACCCTGTCCCAGAGCTACCAGTACGAGGTGTGTCTGACCGGAGACCATGGAACTG